From Rhodopseudomonas palustris, a single genomic window includes:
- the purS gene encoding phosphoribosylformylglycinamidine synthase subunit PurS — protein sequence MKARVTVTLKNGILDPQGKAIEGALKSLGVAGIASVRQGKVFDIELDGAADKAKAEAALKDAADKLLANTVIENYAIEVKG from the coding sequence ATGAAGGCACGAGTCACTGTTACCTTGAAGAACGGGATCCTGGATCCGCAAGGCAAGGCGATCGAGGGCGCGCTGAAGTCGCTCGGCGTTGCCGGCATCGCCAGCGTGCGCCAGGGCAAGGTGTTCGACATCGAGCTCGACGGCGCCGCCGACAAGGCCAAGGCCGAAGCCGCCCTCAAGGACGCCGCCGACAAGCTGCTGGCGAACACCGTGATCGAGAATTATGCTATCGAGGTAAAGGGTTAG
- the purC gene encoding phosphoribosylaminoimidazolesuccinocarboxamide synthase: MSRRRRIYEGKAKVLYEGPEPGTLIQHFKDDATAFNAKKHQVIEGKGVLNNRISEYLFQHLNDIGVPTHFIRRLNMREQLIREVEIVPLEVVVRNVAAGSLSQRLGIEEGTQLPRSIIEFYYKNDQLNDPMVSEEHITAFGWATPQEIDDIMALAIRVNDFLTGLFLGIGIRLVDFKMECGRLFEAEMMRIIVADEISPDSCRLWDIKSNEKLDKDRFRRDLGGLLEAYTEVAKRLGILMENERPIGSGPVLVKG; encoded by the coding sequence ATGAGCCGGCGACGTCGCATTTACGAAGGCAAGGCCAAGGTGCTGTATGAAGGTCCGGAACCCGGAACGCTGATTCAGCACTTCAAGGACGACGCCACCGCGTTCAATGCCAAGAAGCACCAGGTGATCGAGGGCAAGGGCGTCCTCAACAACCGGATCTCCGAGTACCTGTTTCAGCACCTCAACGACATCGGGGTGCCGACTCATTTCATTCGCCGCCTCAACATGCGCGAGCAACTGATCCGCGAAGTCGAGATCGTGCCGCTCGAGGTGGTGGTGCGCAACGTCGCCGCCGGCAGCCTGTCGCAGCGGCTCGGGATCGAGGAGGGCACCCAACTGCCGCGCTCGATCATCGAGTTCTACTACAAGAACGACCAGCTTAACGACCCGATGGTTTCGGAAGAGCACATCACCGCGTTCGGCTGGGCGACGCCGCAGGAGATCGACGACATCATGGCGCTGGCGATCCGCGTCAATGATTTCCTCACCGGTCTTTTCCTCGGCATCGGCATCCGGCTGGTCGACTTCAAGATGGAGTGCGGCCGGCTGTTCGAGGCCGAGATGATGCGCATCATCGTCGCCGACGAGATCTCGCCGGATTCGTGCCGACTGTGGGACATCAAGTCGAACGAGAAGCTCGACAAGGACCGCTTCCGCCGCGATCTCGGCGGCCTGCTCGAGGCCTACACCGAAGTCGCCAAGCGTCTCGGCATCCTGATGGAAAACGAGCGCCCGATCGGCTCCGGCCCGGTGCTGGTGAAGGGCTGA